In Heteronotia binoei isolate CCM8104 ecotype False Entrance Well chromosome 4, APGP_CSIRO_Hbin_v1, whole genome shotgun sequence, a genomic segment contains:
- the LOC132569816 gene encoding oocyte zinc finger protein XlCOF6-like — MEKQNPEGPGTGKASSKGPCPTQAGSGAEFWVRDIHDQLIAISNVHRQRFRQFRYREADGPREVCSQLHGFCSQWLKPERRTKKQIVDLVILEQFLTVLPQAMQSWVRECGPETSSQAVALAEGFLLSQAEEKRQAEQMWAPSVKTEATVPEAEGASLEQEQRAQAVERAQDAFSCVTGSEEMLLSHPLFRDVETAAAAPVQGPFSFEEVSVSFTEAEWALLGPGRRALYREVMLEISGSVAFLAEDDQRNEKGEKLHQQMPGRVKNEDLKENISYQGTPQRKKGGCMVENRDGQNHNLHFPKHRMMKASKSVQCGKYFRDRSQLLVQQRIHGVEKPYECSVCRKEFVWSGTLQLHQRTHTTGERSLGCLVCGKKFTCSGNLHQHQRTHTAEKPFECSVCGKRFTRNGTLQVHQRTHTGEKPFKCSECGRRFSRSGYLQEHQRTHTGEKPFACIECGKRFRLSGQLQGHQRTHTGEKPFECSECGRSFRLRSTLQLHQRTHTGEKPFKCSECGKRFSRSGSLQMHQRTHTGEKPFECSECGKRFSQSSHLQLHQRTHTGEKPFECLVCGKRFSRSGYLQEHQRTHTGEKPFECSECGKKFRLNSHLQSHRRTHTEEKPFECSECGKRFRSSGQLRGHLRTHTGEKPFECSACEKRFSLISTLQKHQRTHTGEKPFECSECGKRFSQSGTLQLHQRTHTGEKPFQCSECGKRFSKTSNLKLHQRTHTGEKPYECSECGKRFTRSGTLQEHLRTHYTKQGLLSGYPPL; from the exons atggaaaagcaaaacccagaaggacctggaactggcaaggcATCTAGTAAAGGCCCTTGTCCCACCCAAGCTGGGAGCGGTGCTGAATTCTGGGTGCGAGATATCCATGATCAGCTCATTGCCATCTCAAATGTACATCGCCAACGCTTCCGGCAATTTCGCTACAgggaggccgatgggccccgagaggtctgcagccagctccatggattttgcagccagtggctgaagccagagaggcgcaccaagaagcagattgtggacctggtgatcctggagcagttcctgactgttCTGCCCCAGGCGATGCAGAGCTGGGTCAGGGAAtgtgggccagagaccagttcccaggcggtggccctggccgaaggcttcctcctgagtcaggcagaggagaagaggcaggcagaacag atgtgggcacCATCTGTGAAGACAGAAGCTACAGTTCCTGAGGCAGAAGGGGCTTCCTTGGAGCAAGAGCAGAGGGCGCAGGctgtggagcgtgcccaagatgccttttcctgtg tcacaggcagtgaagagatgctgttgagccatcCTCTTTTCAGGGATGTGGAAactgctgctgcagctccagttcag ggtcccttttcctttgaggaggtgtccgtctctttcacggaggctgagtgggccctgctgggtcCGGGacgaagagctctgtacagggaagtcatgctggagatctctgggagcgtggcctttctgg cagaggatgatcagagaaaTGAGAAGGGTGAAAaacttcatcagcaaatgccaggcagagttaaaaatgaagacttgaaagaAAACATCAGTTATCAAGGCACACCTCAGAGAAAGAAAGGTGGCTGTATGGTTGAGAATCGAGATGgacaaaaccataatttacattttccaaagcacaggatgATGAAAGCAAGTAAATCtgttcagtgtggaaagtacttcagagatcgatcacagctccttgtgcaGCAAAGAATACACGGAGTGGagaaaccttatgaatgctcagtgTGCAGAAAGGAATTTGTTTGGAGCGGCACTCTTCAACttcaccaaagaacccacacaacaGGGGAGAGATCTTTGGGATGCTtagtgtgtggaaagaaattcacttGCAGTGGCAATCTTCACCAGCATCAGCGAACCCACACAgcagagaaaccatttgaatgctcagtgtgcggaaagagattcactcgAAATGGCACACTTCAAgtacaccaaagaacccacacaggggagaaaccattcaaatgctcagagtgtggaaggagattcagtaggagtgggtatcttcaagagcatcagagaactcatacaggggagaaaccatttgcatgcatagagtgtggaaagagattcaggttgAGTGGCCAACTTCAggggcatcagagaactcacacaggggagaagccgtttgaatgctcagagtgtggaaggagttTCAGACTGAGGAGCACTCTTcagctgcaccaaagaacccacacaggggagaaacctttcaaatgctcagaatgtggaaagagattcagtcggagtggcagccTTCAaatgcaccaaagaacccacacaggggagaaaccttttgaatgctcagagtgcggaaagagattcagtcagagtagccatcttcagctgcaccagagaacccacacaggggagaaaccttttgaatgcttagtgtgtggaaagagattcagtaggagtgggtatcttcaagagcatcagagaactcatacaggggagaaaccttttgaatgctcagagtgtggaaagaaatttaggTTGAATAGCCATCTTCAGAGTCATCGGAGAACTCACACagaggaaaaaccttttgaatgctcagagtgtggaaaaagattcagatCCAGTGGCCAACTTCGTGGGCATctgagaactcacacaggagagaagcctttcgaatgctcagcatgtgaaaagagattcagtctgatttccactcttcaaaagcatcagagaactcacacaggggagaaaccttttgaatgctcagagtgtggaaagagattcagtcagagtggcactcttcaactgcaccaaagaacacacacaggggagaaaccttttcagtgttcagagtgtggaaagaggttcagtaaAACTAGCAATCTGAAACTGCATCAAAGAacgcacactggggagaaaccttatgaatgctcagagtgtggaaagaggttcactcggagtggcactcttcaagaACATTTGAGAACCCATTACACAAAGCAGGGCCTTTTAAGCGGTTACCCTCCTCTGTGA